GCACAGTTTACGATTCGCTTCAATATCATTTTGGAAGAAGATTCACTATGGCTCTCTTGCATGTTGGTTTCGGTACTGGATTTTGCTACAGTTTGCTAAACGATAGCTGCATTGTTGCCTCTAGTCTGGTTTGCGTGAATGCATATTAAGTAACTAAATCCTAGTTTACATTGTATAGACGTCGTTTGCTTTAGCTATGTTGGTTGAAGTTTTCGTTTGGTTGTTATAATTGTTGGGTGGTGCCGTACGGTTTTTGATtcgctgtttttgttttcgttcattgttttgtttgctacaATTACACTTAAATAGACGTtaaagaagacgaaaaaactCACTCATCAGTTTCGTTATTGTAAGTAggactgtttttgttttcgtttatcAATTCTTTTGATTTTGTGTTATTTCTTGTCTGCCATACTTCCTGCATTCCCAGTTTGTAATTGTATGCGTTGTGTGCTCTACTTTCGTGTCCGGCAGCTCCGCAGCGTTTCACGCACGTAAGTTCCAGCGGCATAAGCAAGTTTCTTCGCTAACACACTTTGGATTTTCGTAAGTATGCTAGGAGCTTCGATCAGTTATTTTGCTATTACGTGACTAAAAATAGTGTTACGGTAACAAACCGGTACtcgggtttcgattttttatacCCATAAACAACTTCGTCGTATTCTCTTTTACGCTCGCTGATTTTCGGCAGGCTTTATTATCGTTTTTAATTTAGCATTTTTTACCATATTTTTCTGATATGTCTATTTTATTTAGAACTTATCAGTTATTGTACACCCCACCATTGCGGTGATACTGCAATCGAATTGGTTGCGAAATTTCGGTAGCAAAACAAATCTAACCAACAGAATACAACGATGTTACCTAACAAACAATATACTCACAACATTCATTTACACGCGTCTAACAAAGACGTCTACTCATTCGGTACATGCGTTTCTGTTGGTTTATCCTCGTCGGAGTCTAAAGTTAGGCAATTCCTCAGGAAATCTTCCATCGATCGGTATACGTGCTCGATCACACCGGTGAGATCGTGACCTTCGTCCGCGTAACTCTGCAACGATTAACAGAAGCCATTGGGCCGGTAAGATGATATTAGCAAACATCCAAGTGCAGGGTCGTTGGTGAATAAGAATATAAACACTCTAAAGAAGTGGACAAACTATAAGAATTGTGAATAGTTGTTAAAGAATGTTTGGCTATCATTTGATGTGTTTTAATGTTCGTTTTAAAATGGCTTTTCATGCATccaatttttttaacatttcagCATGTCATACGGAGCGAAGAAAGGTTGCAATTGTACTACTGCATTAATCTTTAAATGTTATGTTCAGTTTCACAGCTTCATGTAGTGGTAGTTGAATAAGCAGTGATACATGATCTAGTTGCCCTTCAGCACCCAAAATCATTGCCTGTAAAACAGTTTCAACCTCTCCTAGCATTAGAGTCCACATGTCTGTTCTGGCCCTGCCCATGAAAGCTGCACATATATTTAATCTTACTTGCTAATGATGCCCTTGTGCTTTGGAGAATGAACTCTAAAGAAAAGTCAGCCATCATGCAAATGTGGAGGAATACAGCGCTCTCAGTCATTCCCCATGACCATTGCTTCGCAGATGTTTTGACAAAAGCAACTAcaaactagaaaaaaaacactaatCTGCtacgaaaaccgaaacgaaacaacgaacgaaattaaattaatcaaatgcATGTCTAAATCTCTAATAGTTTCTGTAAACTGTGAgccaaaaaaacgaaaaagaagaagttTCCCCCAGAAAATAGCACGTAAGGGTAAACTAATATCAACGCAGCAATCTATGGGTTGTGAAGAAAAAGGGTTTCGAAACCAAAATGGTTTTCATCGGATGCTTTTTTGTGAATACGATCCATGCGATCGTTCGGACAAAAATCTCGTTTAGTCTAACTCTAACTGTCTGTTAGTCTTTATCTAAAGATGTTTCAAAAATACTAATCAATCATGGTTTTCACCTGTACAGTGATCAGAATCCTTTTCAAGCAATGAATTTGAAGAGCGGTGCTTACATTACAAACTGTTATCATTTACAGTCATCTCATGAATCTTGACTTTCCTTTCCGCAAATTAGAAATGATTAGTTATtgagtttctgttttcttcacaTAAGAAAAGATCCACCGACACCAGCTGAATTTACTCACCAAATATCGGAATATCGTGCCAGACTCGGAAAGCGATCGTGCTAGCTGGATACCGTGCTGGTATGGTGCCGTAACATCGGCTAGGCCATGTATCAGGAAGTACGAGTAAGACGGAATTTGGCGTCCCTTTTGCGTAGCATCCGCTTCGACGTACGCTTTGTAGTTTTCAGCTGGCACTCCGAGGACTCGTTCAGTAAACACAGAGTCTGCGATGGAATATTTCATTTGTTAAGTTCTATTCTCACACATCGTGCAGCGCGGAACACTTACTGTAATATAGCCAATCAGTTACCGGGGACACCGAGATGCCACACTTGAACACAGGCTGCTGAGAGCCAAGTATCATAGCTGTGACATATCCTCCGTAACCCCAGCCCCACACTCCAACCCGTGTCTCGTCAAGGAATTTTAAAGTATCCAAAAGATACCTGTTGGCGCATGAAAGTAGAATGTGTTATGCGTTACTTCCGTAAAACTTGATCGTTTGGGTTGCCTTACCTAAGCACTGCGATTTGATCCTGAACCTCAACACCGCCAAGGTGTCGGTACAGAGCCTGCTTACCCTGACCACGAGCTCCACGAACATCTAGCCGGATGTATACGACGTCGTTGTGACTCGACATATACGTACCCCAGTCAATTTTGAACTCTTCGGACACTGCGGTCGATCCGGGTTTCCCGTTTCTGCGTATCGGAACCATACAAGGAAAAAGATTTATTTTGAGTAGATACGATTGATTCAAAGCAGTGTAACTATTGCTTTGATATAAACTTACACTTCAACAAGTACCGGAAATGCAGCATCACGTAGTTCTTCTCGCCAGCTGGGAGGCAACAGTAATTGCACAGCCGCTCTTGTACCATGTGGAAGCGGAATTTCGAATGACCGTTGTGATGGAAGCGCGAGTTCCGACAGCTTGCTAGCAAAGAACGGCCTGGTGTCGTATAGTACGCGCATGAGCTTATGATTGTGCGCCGCATGAACAACTGGAATAAATCATAGAATCAATCCACTTCGCGCAATGAATTGATAGTAAACCCAACTCCTACATACCCGCCAATGGTAACCCAGGACCTTTACACTCCAGTATGTAGTAGGATATTCCCGCATAGTGTGAAGTGAACGGTTGCGAGCTGACAAATGCGTCGAAGAATGAACAGTTGCTGTAGTAGTAACGGCTGCCCCACAGGACGTCACTTAAATCACAAGTGATGCACGTCGGTTCCGCTCTGAAATTGTGCCAATAAGTTACACATGAAGGTTACTAATCCGTAATCCTAGTGACATCGGATTGTAAATCGTTCAATGGTATCAGTATCAGTAAAAAATATAGTGGAACTACCCTCATATTAACTGTATTTAAAAAGAATATTAATAGCAATACAACAAAGATAAATACGGACGTTGTGGCAACGTATGGTACGGTACGAATACAAGGCCCCTGACTGGTAAACTAAGGTTTCAAACAGCAATGTGTTTGTCTTGACCCTTTATAACTTGGTGGATCCTGCGAATTTGGTTTTAAATCCTGTGTTAAAGTAGTCTTTTTTATCTAACAATAGCACAATATTTGTCGGAAGAAACCGGCTCCGTTTCAACGATATAGGCGACTCATGTTTAGTTCCAGCAGACGCTGAGACTGGCGTTGGCAGGTTTGACATTGGTGCGAAGAAGCCGACCCAACAAAAATCGGTGAAGATGTCTTCCGAGGAGAGCCCTAACCAAGGAAATTCACGACAACAAGCATAAACTTGCGGCAGTCGTGGCGGAGTTTATAGTAACTAAAGATAACTTAAACTAAAGATAGCGATCGGAATGATTCgtaaacatttccatttttggttttgatctaaacgttttttttcgtttttaaggCAATATACCAAACCTACCTATGTGTACCAAAACCTACGTATAGTGTTTTCTCGTATGCTCTACTCGACGAACTTATGAACCAACAATAACCATCTTACCTCCGCAGATCGTCACTGACAGGATCCTTCACCACGTACAGATGCTGTTGTCCAGGCTTTTTCCCATGCGTTCCCAAATAGTAGACTAGATGATTGAACGTGTCCCAGGCAAGAATCCGTATGACCTagaaaagttttaataataCCTCGTTCCATTAATGTGTTGGATATATGAAACTCAAACTCTACTCTTGCCAACTGAAGCCAGCCCAATACCTCGTAGCGTCCATGTGAAATAACAGCCATTCGTTGCTGCGTGATTGTTATGTGCTTGATGTGGGTAAAATGCTCTGTACCACTTTCTTGGATGCCTGCCATAAACAAGAAGCTATCCCCATCTGGCGAATATACTGGATGAGGTAAAATATCGAGCCACTCATTTTCGGGCGCTCTTTCAGTGTGATGCTGCAAGTGGTTCAAATGATGGGT
The nucleotide sequence above comes from Anopheles bellator chromosome 1, idAnoBellAS_SP24_06.2, whole genome shotgun sequence. Encoded proteins:
- the LOC131206079 gene encoding dipeptidyl peptidase 4, whose protein sequence is MHANVHTDRAGGGGGSWRLPPDETLQVADPKQKEEQDLFPAEGHNWRSIVFSLLVIGFVITGIVTAIYLLGYVDELLYWSGRRMKLDEFLQKDITPQRLPSIWINNQKFVFQADDGGLAVFDTATNSVATLVTNHTLRQINVKGYHCSHDLKYVLFKHNVKKHHRLSFTALYTVYDVSNDHHMPVRLKESPKVQRARLQHASWAGNTTGMIIVAENDIYLRQSPSDEEVYRLTFTGEENRVYNGVPDWLYQEEIFESFSALWTSVDGTHLMYATFNDSRVGMMTFPWFTSNTVIAASGEGNRELFPVSKSIRYPTPGSVNPDVSLWVTDISNVSNIRKWEIIRPAPLEGQEHYLISASWVSNLNEHVSVVWMTRSQNITIVSSCFSPTWKCVEHHTERAPENEWLDILPHPVYSPDGDSFLFMAGIQESGTEHFTHIKHITITQQRMAVISHGRYEVIRILAWDTFNHLVYYLGTHGKKPGQQHLYVVKDPVSDDLRRAEPTCITCDLSDVLWGSRYYYSNCSFFDAFVSSQPFTSHYAGISYYILECKGPGLPLAVVHAAHNHKLMRVLYDTRPFFASKLSELALPSQRSFEIPLPHGTRAAVQLLLPPSWREELRDAAFPVLVEVNGKPGSTAVSEEFKIDWGTYMSSHNDVVYIRLDVRGARGQGKQALYRHLGGVEVQDQIAVLRYLLDTLKFLDETRVGVWGWGYGGYVTAMILGSQQPVFKCGISVSPVTDWLYYNSVFTERVLGVPAENYKAYVEADATQKGRQIPSYSYFLIHGLADVTAPYQHGIQLARSLSESGTIFRYLSYADEGHDLTGVIEHVYRSMEDFLRNCLTLDSDEDKPTETHVPNE